The Chloroflexota bacterium genomic interval ATACGACCCGCCAGGAGCCGCTCATTCCAGGCCCAATCGTGCATAGAATCAATTGGAGGCGGCGTGATTCGCATCGGGACAGCCGGCTGGTCATACTCATCCGGGCCAGGTCGCTGGGTTGGGATCTTCTATCCGGCCCACGGGAAGGTCGACCATCTGCGGTTCTACGCGCGGTACTTCAACACCGTCGAGGTCAACAGCACCTTCTACGGGCCCCCTGAGGCGCCGACGACGCGGACGTGGACGACGAAGACCCCCGACGACTTCCGTTTTTCGATCAAGCTGTACCACAAGTTCACGCACCCTCAGCTGTTCGCGTCGTCGACCGGCCGCGACCCGAAGCTGACTCCGGCCGACTTTGCGGAGTTCCGCGCGGGGATCGATCCCCTTGCCGAGGCTGGAAAGCTGGGCCCGCTGATCGCCCAGTTTCCCGCCAGCTTCAAGCGCACGGACGAATCGCTGGGTCGGCTCGACGAGCTGTTGGTCGGCTTCGCGCCCTTCCCGGTCGTCGTGGAGCTGAGGCACCGAAGCTGGACGGCGAGCGACGAGGTGGCAACGCTGATGCGCGCCCACGGCGCCTCGTGGGCCCACATCGACGAGCCGCGATTCCGCACGTCCATCCGCGACATTCCCGACGTGGGGCCGTATCCATACTTTCGCTTCCACGGCCGAAACTTCACGACGTGGTGGAAGGGCGATCGGGACGCCCGATACGACTACCTGTACTCTTTGGAGGAGCAGGCGGAGCTGGCGCAGCGGATCACGTCCGTGGCGCGTACCGCTCAGGATACGCACGTGACCTACAACAACCACTACGGCGCGAAGGCCGCCGCCAACGGAATCCAAATGCGCCTCATGCTCGGCCAGACCATCGACGCGCCGATCCCGCCGACGCTCCTCGAGACATTTCCCGACCTCGCGAAGCTGGTACAAGAAGAGGCTGCGGAGCGAAGCAATCCGGAGCGGACAGCCTAGAAACCGCGGATGTTCGCCAGGCGCCATCCTTGGTCGAGAGGGTCGACGCCCATTGGAGGTTTCGGGAATGCCCGTTCAGATCGCGGCCGGGGTGTATCAGCTTGGAGCCGTAGGGTGTCAAGTGTTCGCGCTCGTGGACGACGGCGTGACGCTGGTCGACGCTGGTGGCCCGGGGAGCGGGCGGTTCGTGCTTCGGCAGCTCCGAGCCATCGGCGTATTTCCGGACGATGTCCGACGCATCGTGCTCACGCACTACCACATCGACCATCGGGGCGCGGCGGCCGAGCTTCGCCGGGCCACTGGTGCCCGGGTGTTGATCCACGCGACCGAGGCGCCCTACCTTCGGCGGCAGATCCCGTACCCGAACCCGGTTCAGACGCCGCTGCTGCGGTCGCTGTTCGCCCCGCTCCACGTCCTCACGCACGGGCGCCCGGTTCCGGTCGATGTGTTGCAGGACGACGACACGATTGACATTCTCGGCGGCGTGCGGGTGCTGCACGCCCCTGGCCACACGCGAGGAAGCGTGGTGCTCTCGGTTCCGCAGGAGGGTCTGCTCCTCGCGGGGGACACGATGGGATTTCGCGCGCGCCGACTCGAGGCGCCCGAGCCGCGCGTCAGCGAGGACACGGTTCAGGCCCGCGCGTCTCTCGAGCGGCTGGCGGGCCTGGACATTGAAACCATCGCATTCAGTCACTTCGAGGCGCTTCGCAGCGGGGCGCGCCGGGCGCTGGAGGCCCT includes:
- a CDS encoding DUF72 domain-containing protein, with protein sequence MIRIGTAGWSYSSGPGRWVGIFYPAHGKVDHLRFYARYFNTVEVNSTFYGPPEAPTTRTWTTKTPDDFRFSIKLYHKFTHPQLFASSTGRDPKLTPADFAEFRAGIDPLAEAGKLGPLIAQFPASFKRTDESLGRLDELLVGFAPFPVVVELRHRSWTASDEVATLMRAHGASWAHIDEPRFRTSIRDIPDVGPYPYFRFHGRNFTTWWKGDRDARYDYLYSLEEQAELAQRITSVARTAQDTHVTYNNHYGAKAAANGIQMRLMLGQTIDAPIPPTLLETFPDLAKLVQEEAAERSNPERTA
- a CDS encoding MBL fold metallo-hydrolase, translated to MPVQIAAGVYQLGAVGCQVFALVDDGVTLVDAGGPGSGRFVLRQLRAIGVFPDDVRRIVLTHYHIDHRGAAAELRRATGARVLIHATEAPYLRRQIPYPNPVQTPLLRSLFAPLHVLTHGRPVPVDVLQDDDTIDILGGVRVLHAPGHTRGSVVLSVPQEGLLLAGDTMGFRARRLEAPEPRVSEDTVQARASLERLAGLDIETIAFSHFEALRSGARRALEALVASWSVEVPDSPAGRAAAWREQ